The following are from one region of the Salvelinus fontinalis isolate EN_2023a chromosome 5, ASM2944872v1, whole genome shotgun sequence genome:
- the LOC129855762 gene encoding NXPE family member 3-like, producing the protein MWRSLSKYVCVFFLLSLSGLFFLLSIINVLENLNCQTVSTLYQLQSSIHTAFFSEAPFPLDRNHSYCGLLGQEPSPEEALEERYLLQSIAWPEPTHHSESVSLDHTSDPAHSFFVILPARGRSEWYVGDQLEAFVQMYDFQGHPKSHGGDFLLARLHSSELEAGVAGQVLDHRNGTYSAIFPLLWQGSAQVELTLVHPSEAVHVLRRLREERPDRVFFKSLFRSGKLSQTTLCNLCLPTSQKPLCNYTDAHTEEPWYCYKPKLLSCDTRINHSKGGYVKDLLTNKEKLLFQSGVNIKVHIHPSGSDSVPVLPEKKDKADVERSSMKMEPTRITPSGYYFQGSWQALTGGVIRQFNDTSAITQCLKGKVVYMYGDSTARQWFEYLNDLLPELKQFNLHSPKNVGPNMAVDSTHNTLLRYRCHGPPIRFTNVIASEMRYVANELDGLTGGSNTVVFISIWSHFSTFPVPVYIRRLRHIRRAVMRLLDRAPGTMVVLRSANLQALDPEVSLYNSDWYSLQLDGVLRAMFRGLDVLLIDAWEMTLAHHLPHALHPPPIIIKNMIDIILSRICP; encoded by the exons ATGTGGAGGAGCCTGTCCAAATATGTCTGTGTCTTCTTCCTGCTGTCCCTGTCAGGCCTGTTTTTCCTGTTAAGCATCATCAACGTTCTGGAG AATCTGAACTGCCAAACAGTGTCAACATTATACCAGCTCCAGAGCAGCATCCACACAGCTTTCTTTTCAGAGGCCCCTTTTCCTCTGGACCGCAACCACAGCTACTGTGGCCTCCTGGGCCAGGAGCCCTCACCCGAGGAGGCTCTGGAAGAGCGTTACCTCCTGCAGTCCATCGCCTGGCCAGAGCCTACGCACCATTCTGAGAGCGTGTCCCTGGACCACACCAGTGATCCTGCACACAGCTTTTTTGTGATCCTGCCAGCAAGGGGCAGGAGTGAGTGGTATGTGGGAGACCAGCTGGAGGCTTTTGTCCAGATGTACGATTTTCAGGGGCATCCCAAGAGCCATGGTGGAGACTTCTTGCTGGCCCGACTGCACTCCTCTGAATTGGAGGCAGGCGTTGCAGGACAGGTGCTGGACCACAGGAATGGGACCTACTCTGCCATTTTCCCATTACTATGGCAAGGGTCTGCACAGGTGGAGCTGACACTGGTCCATCCAAGTGAGGCAGTTCATGTTCTACGACGGTTACGAGAGGAACGGCCCGACCGGGTTTTCTTTAAGAGTCTCTTCCGCTCTGGAAAACTGTCCCAGACAACTTTATGTAACTTGTGTCTGCCAACAAGCCAGAAGCCGCTGTGCAATTACACAGACGCCCACACGGAGGAGCCCTGGTACTGCTACAAGCCCAAGCTTCTGAGTTGTGACACACGGATCAACCACTCAAAGGGAGGCTATGTGAAAGATCTGCTCACCAACAAAGAGAAATTGCTCTTCCAGAG TGGTGTAAACATCAAAGTTCACATTCATCCTTCAGGGTCTGACAGTGTCCCTGTGCTGCCCGAGAAAAAAG ACAAAGCAGACGTGGAGAGAAGCAGCATGAAGATGGAACCTACCAGAATCACTCCTTCCGGGTATTACTTCCAAGGGTCATGGCAAGCGCTGACTGGTGGTGTAATACGCCAGTTTAACGACACCTCTGCCATTACTCAGTGTCTGAAGGGCAAGGTGGTGTACATGTATGGAGACTCTACTGCCAGACAGTGGTTTGAGTACCTCAACGACTTATTACCAG AGCTGAAGCAGTTTAACCTTCACAGTCCTAAGAATGTGGGGCCCAACATGGCGGTGGACAGCACCCACAACACCCTTCTGAGGTATCGTTGTCACGGTCCTCCAATCCGCTTCACCAATGTCATCGCCAGTGAGATGCGCTATGTAGCTAACGAACTGGATGGCCTGACAGGTGGGTCGAACACTGTGGTGTTTATTAGCATATGGTCCCATTTCAGCACCTTCCCTGTGCCGGTCTACATTCGCCGACTACGCCACATTCGGCGGGCGGTGATGCGGCTTCTGGACCGGGCTCCGGGGACCATGGTGGTGTTGCGTTCAGCCAACCTCCAGGCCCTGGACCCGGAGGTGAGCCTGTACAATAGTGACTGGTACTCATTGCAGCTAGACGGGGTGCTCAGGGCCATGTTCAGGGGTCTGGATGTCTTGCTGATAGACGCCTGGGAGATGACCCTTGCCCACCACCTCCCCCATGCCCTCCACCCTCCCCCCATCATCATCAAGAACATGATAGATATTATCCTCTCTCGTATCTGCCCATGA